CAAGGGCAGAGCTACAGATGTCATCCgtctggacttctgtaaggcctttgacatggtCCCCGACAACATCCTTCTttctaaattggagagatagggatttgatggatggactgttCAGTGGGTGaagaattggctggatggttgcaccCAGAGAGTggtggtcaacagctcaatgtctgGATGGAGTCCAGACtctcaggggtctgtactgggaccagtactgtttaatatctcaTCAACAACatagtgggattgagtgcaccctaAGCaactttgcagatgacaccaagctgagtggtgtggttgacatgcttgagggaagggatgccacccagagggacctggacaagcttcagaagtgggcccatgtgaacctcatgaggttcaaaaaggccaagtgcaaggtcctgcacctggatcagggcaacccctggtatcagtacaggctgggggatgaaggggtTGAGAGAAGCCCTGCcaagaaggacttgggggtactggtggatgaaaagctggacatgagccagcaaagTGTGCCCAGAGCCCAGAAGGCCaattgtatcctgggctgcataaaaagaaatgtggccagcaggtcgaggcaggtgattctgcccctctgctccactgtggtgagaccccacctggagtactgcaccCAGGTCTGGAGTCCTCAGTtgaagaaagacatggacctgttgatttttaaactaaaggaggATGGATTCAGAGTaggtataaggaagaaattttttatgatgagggtggtgaaacactggaacaggttgcccagagaggtggtggataCCCCATTCCTGGAAACTTTCAAGGTCATTTTGAGTGGGgactgagcaacctgatctagctgaagatgtccctgctcattgcagggcgggggtggactagatgacctttaaaggtgccttccaacccaaaccattctatgattatatGATATCAGTTCTGgtcctgaaaatattttgacatgTGAATAGTTTTGTTTCCATATTCAAGACTACATGAAAGATCTGTCACATGCCAGGTAATTATGCAAaccaaagcctttttttctacACACCCCCCAACGCCCACCCCCCAAGTTTAATATGAGTAGAGATACAGTAAGGAACAATGGGCTTCAAATCCTGGCTTGGTTTGTAAGGTCCAATGTCCGTGtactattttctcttttcctaacTTTTAGTACATCCTTCTCAGCAGCCACACAGTACGTGATGCATTCCGTTTGCTACTTCATGTGATGTATCTGGTTATAGTGTCAGAAACAAGGTTACTCAGTGATTCAGCCTAATGGAATTACTGGTAGCAATCAGTAATGGAATTACTTGTAGCAATTTCTCTATAAATACATAATGAGGGGAATCTTAAAAAAGAGGTAGCATGGCTGAGCAGATCAATTGTGTCCATTTGGATACTTGAGATAATGAATAggaacaaaatgtgttttactgAAGTATTCTCCatgaaaatttgcattttatgtCACATGAAACTAAAATCACATTCAATAATTTGAAGCTTTGAACTTTGTTTGGAATCTGAATTTAGATTTGGATCCAAAATTAGGAAGTTACCTTATAAGTaagcaaagctgaaatttcTCTCTTTAGTGGTGGCTATTACACAAGAAAAGAAGGTATAGAAACTAACAAGTAACATACAGCACTTGTTTGTCATCGTTATTTCTCAAAGTGCTTTGCAAATTGACTTTCTCTcattttgcaaaggaagaagCTGAGATGCAGGGAGAGAAGCTGGCCAGAGGCAGGGTCCCAGGCAGAAGCCCAGTGTCTGCCACCTGGTCCTGCCGTCTGTCCACCAGTGCCGTGGCGTTCATCAGTcatcactggaaaacaaaaatcttaacCAGCTTCCACCATAATGCAGTGTCTCTTATTCATATATATGTGTTACTTTCTCTGACTagaagaacaaggaaaaatcCCTTCAATTTTCAAGATGAGAAGCTGGaacattatattaaaattaatgctGGCAGAAACATTTATCCCTCTGTgaccttttcctgttttcttaaaTGAGCAGCTTTTCTCCCTCCAGCCGTAGTGATTCCCTCTTTACTCCTATTCAAAGAATCAGTTCAGACTGATTCAAGTACTTTTGCAGGCAGCCGCCAAATGAATGCATTGCATTTCACTGAGTTGCAAATGCTGGTTAGGTCACAAGATGCTCAGGCATAAAAGGCTCTATCCTAAACAGTGGGCATTTTCACTTccctcttcttctcctcctccttacATGCAAGAGGGGTGGGATTCATTGATTCACATTTATTTGTGAAATAGAGGCTAGTCTCTTCATACATCATATACCAATTTAACTATGTTATCTGAGCTGTGTGAATTTTTACAACCCATTTAATTGTACCATTTAAAATTATGCATGGTTAGACTGGTATGAAGGCGTTTTACACTGCGGCTGGTTTTCCTTCTAAGGAAAAATAAGCTATTCTGATACAGATCCCCCTAAACTGGAGGGGTATACAGCTTTAACTGTACTAATATAGTTAGGTCAGCAAAACTTTCTATTGTAAACAAGGCCTATATTGCACGGCTAATGCTAGATTACTGAGTTTTTCAAAAGGTCTGCCTACAGAATATGCACAACCAGTGTAACTAGTtgtgttttaataaatactAATAATAGACGTCTAATTACGACAGTTCATCTCGGCATTTCCTGCGTGCCTCTCACAGAATGACTAAGTGCTTCTCATCTCACCACCGAGCCAATTACTGACTACAGGCTGTTATTAGGGGCAGTCCTATATAATTTTCACAATTATAATATATGTCATTTCATAGTTGTGGACTGCTGCTGAATGAGCACTGTCCATCTAGTAGAAAAAAACTGCCTGCA
This genomic interval from Falco peregrinus isolate bFalPer1 chromosome 2, bFalPer1.pri, whole genome shotgun sequence contains the following:
- the LOC129783930 gene encoding uncharacterized protein LOC129783930, with translation MVAPREWWSTAQCLDGVQTLRGLYWDQYCLISHQQHSGIECTLSNFADDTKLSGVVDMLEGRDATQRDLDKLQKWAHVNLMRFKKAKCKVLHLDQGNPWYQYRLGDEGVERSPAKKDLGVLVDEKLDMSQQSVPRAQKANCILGCIKRNVASRSRQVILPLCSTVVRPHLEYCTQVWSPQLKKDMDLLIFKLKEDGFRVGIRKKFFMMRVVKHWNRLPREVVDTPFLETFKVILSGD